gtgccactgcactccagcctgggcaacagagcgagattctgtctcagaaaaaaaaaaaaaaaaagaattactataTGTTCTGGCCCCTTCCCCTCCAGTTAAACAGGTGTTCAAGGAGCTGGAGTTTCTGGGTTGGTATACCACAGGGGGGCCACCTGACCCCTCGGACATCCACGTCCATAAGCAGGTATGCATGCTCACACCTGTGCATGCTGGGGCAGAGAATGGAGAATGAGAAGGAGAAAGGTGGGGGGCACTGACTTCCTGTGCATTGTCCCTCTCTTCCAGGTGTGTGAGATCATCGAGAGCCCCCTCTTTCTGAAGTTGAACCCTATGACCAAGCACACAGATGTGAGTAATACTCCATGCCTACTCTGTCATGATTGTTGCTATACCTTTTACTGTGTGACACTCCTCTATTGGGGAATGCCAGATGCCACTTAACAGCTGTGACTCTGGCTTAGTCATTTAGTCTCCAAACTGAAAAGAGATAATCCCTACTTCATTGGTTTCTTGGGAAGATGAGAGGAAATGTGTAAAAGCAGCTAGCCCAAATGTTGGCATATAGTGTTCAGGTTTCTCCATCTCCTTCACAGCTTCCTGTCAGTGTTTTTGAGTCTGTCATCGATATAATCAATGGAGAGGTAATACCCTACCCTTCAACCCTCAGATCCTGCTCTTGGCCTCTTTCCTGCTTTTGATTCTCCCTTTGTGGGTTACCTTGCCCTGTAGGCCACAATGCTGTTTGCTGAGCTGACCTACACTCTGGCCACAGAGGAAGCGGAACGCATTGGTGTAGACCACGTAGCCCGAATGACAGCAACAGGCAGTGGAGAGAACTCCACTGGTAATGGAGGGGATTCCTTGGAAGTGGGATTGGAAGGTGTGGCCACATCCCGTCTCAACCTCCTCCTATCCTCATCCCCTTGCAGTGGCTGAACACCTGATAGCACAGCACAGCGCCATCAAGATGCTGCACAGCCGCGTCAAGCTCATCTTGGAGTACGTCAAGGCCTCTGAAGCGGGTAGGACAGGGGCTTCCCTGgcattcttcctctccctcctggggAAGTGACAGCATCCAAACTAATGCAGTCTCTTTTTATGCCTTTAGGAGAGGTCCCCTTTAATCATGAGATCCTGCGGGAGGCCTATGCTCTGTGTCACTGTCTCCCGGTGCTCAGCACAGACAAGTTCAAGACAGATTTTTATGATGTGAGTTTAAAACCCGGATGGGGAGGTGGGGCTTATGCTGTCACTTTCACGTGCAGGACCGGGGACTGTTGTTCCCTGTTGTTCCCCGGGCATGCCACGAGGGATCCCAAGGAACTGGTCCTTTCTGTTCCCTCTCAGCAATGCAACGACGTGGGGCTCATGGCCTACCTCGGCACCATCACCAAAACGTGCAACACCATGAACCAGTTTGTGAACAAGTTCAACGTCCTCTATGACCGACAAGGCATCGGCAGGCGAATGCGCGGGCTCTTCTTCTGATGAGGGTACTTCAAGGGCTGATGGACAGGGGTCAGGCAACTGTCCCAAAAGGGAGGGTGCTACACTTCCTTGAGAGAAACCGCTGTCATTAATAAAAGGGGAGCAGCCCCCAAGCACCCCTGCTGGTGGCTCTATCCTGTTAGGCACCACACTGGTTTGTCAACTTGGATGTTCATCGAGGCTCATTCTGGCCTTGCTCACAAGCCCTTCTGATGCTCTTCAGTGAGGGAGGCGCTACCATTTGAAGTGACCCCATGTCAGTCACATGGACTATAGTCTTTAGCTAAAATCCAAGGCTGCCTGCTTCCACCTAAGTGGTCTCTGTTCTACACTTTAATGTCACCCTCTACATCATCTTACACAGCCCAACCTTGTAAACATGACAATTGAC
This DNA window, taken from Pongo pygmaeus isolate AG05252 chromosome 6, NHGRI_mPonPyg2-v2.0_pri, whole genome shotgun sequence, encodes the following:
- the COPS6 gene encoding COP9 signalosome complex subunit 6 isoform X2; translation: MAAAAAAAAAATNGTGGSSGMEVDAAVPSVMASGVTGSVSVALHPLVILNISDHWIRMRSQEGRPVQVIGALIGKQEGRNIEVMNSFELLSHTVEEKIIIDKEYYYTKEEQFKQVFKELEFLGWYTTGGPPDPSDIHVHKQVCEIIESPLFLKLNPMTKHTDLPVSVFESVIDIINGEATMLFAELTYTLATEEAERIGVDHVARMTATGSGENSTVAEHLIAQHSAIKMLHSRVKLILEYVKASEAGEVPFNHEILREAYALCHCLPVLSTDKFKTDFYDQCNDVGLMAYLGTITKTCNTMNQFVNKFNVLYDRQGIGRRMRGLFF